In Trichocoleus desertorum NBK24, the following are encoded in one genomic region:
- a CDS encoding PleD family two-component system response regulator, giving the protein MSPTQAHRQTKRILIVDDIADNLSLLEAILLEEGFEVDSAKSGKAALEILESSTPDLALIDAMMPGMDGYELTRRIRQDQRLPFIPVILITASEDASAPEGLDLGANDFIRKPIEYDELMARINAFLRLKDTLSPA; this is encoded by the coding sequence ATGTCTCCTACTCAAGCTCATCGCCAAACTAAACGCATCTTGATTGTCGATGACATCGCTGATAATTTGTCCCTTTTAGAAGCAATCTTGCTCGAAGAGGGGTTTGAAGTTGATAGCGCCAAGAGTGGTAAAGCCGCATTAGAGATCCTTGAATCTTCTACCCCAGATCTAGCGCTGATTGACGCCATGATGCCCGGTATGGATGGCTACGAATTGACTCGGCGGATTCGGCAAGATCAGAGACTACCGTTTATCCCTGTAATTCTAATTACAGCGTCTGAAGATGCTAGCGCTCCAGAGGGATTAGACTTAGGAGCAAATGATTTCATCCGCAAACCGATCGAATATGACGAGTTGATGGCGAGAATTAACGCATTTTTGCGTTTGAAAGACACCCTCAGTCCTGCGTAA
- a CDS encoding metallophosphoesterase, with translation MKFVSDPPIAVKIRQMQQRVRWQDPLVLERGIDQTRLAIADSGSEDTEFSFMVVGDSGSGQHRGHNPQRRVAEQMLEHQDCRFVLHTGDVIYLVGSSEYYLKNFIEPYREFIVGGERPEKIPYDRMVFNLPFLPTPGNHDYYDLPLGLGLLAQATLPIRRLLQSHLDFDMGWRGSGQGKVYAQAFLDCLNRLGTPQAIAQHLDHHYTEKTNTGLCLRYEPKEFTRLPNRYYTFRYGGVDFFALDSNTFNVPLPLPKTGEGEAYRQTLEKQLNELEQQKQQILATSTTLKPDQPEQAERLDDLRTKLEQLEEAKLDIEKQLAADSTTVVDYEQLNWLKQRLVESWHTESVRGRVIYFHHPPYVTEATKWYQGQTLAIRHRLRQVLDAVADEIGAGDALTETLRDRPLVDLVLNGHAHCLEYLRTLNTGHADSHLNWIVCGGSGFSLRRQRIEGPELREPIGTVVNNDEHLVARSLLYVGRTGAGTQKRRPYSFLRIDIKEGKPLKFVIRPFVSEWAQRQWKNYAIEPFTI, from the coding sequence ATGAAATTTGTTTCTGATCCCCCGATCGCCGTCAAGATTCGCCAAATGCAACAGCGAGTCCGGTGGCAAGACCCACTGGTGCTAGAGCGAGGCATTGATCAAACTCGGCTAGCGATCGCAGATAGCGGATCGGAGGATACAGAGTTTTCCTTTATGGTGGTGGGGGATAGTGGCTCTGGGCAGCATCGCGGGCATAACCCTCAGCGGCGAGTGGCGGAGCAGATGCTGGAGCACCAAGATTGCCGTTTTGTACTGCATACAGGTGATGTGATCTATTTAGTTGGCTCTAGCGAGTATTATCTAAAAAATTTCATTGAGCCGTATCGTGAGTTTATAGTCGGGGGGGAACGACCGGAAAAGATTCCCTACGATCGCATGGTGTTCAATCTCCCTTTTCTCCCGACTCCTGGCAATCACGATTATTATGATCTCCCGTTAGGCTTGGGCCTGCTGGCGCAAGCAACCCTACCCATTCGGCGCTTACTGCAATCGCACTTAGACTTTGATATGGGTTGGCGGGGTTCTGGGCAAGGCAAGGTGTATGCTCAAGCCTTTTTAGACTGCTTAAATCGGCTGGGTACACCTCAGGCGATCGCCCAACATTTGGATCATCACTACACCGAGAAAACAAACACAGGCTTATGTCTGCGTTATGAGCCTAAAGAATTCACACGGCTACCCAATCGCTATTACACCTTCCGTTATGGCGGTGTTGATTTCTTTGCGCTCGATTCAAATACATTTAATGTGCCGCTACCGTTACCTAAAACAGGGGAAGGAGAAGCTTATCGCCAAACGCTAGAAAAACAACTAAATGAATTAGAGCAGCAAAAACAGCAAATATTGGCAACTTCTACGACCCTAAAGCCCGATCAACCAGAACAAGCTGAGCGGCTAGATGATCTGCGTACCAAGCTAGAGCAATTGGAAGAAGCCAAGTTGGATATTGAAAAACAACTAGCGGCAGATAGCACGACAGTCGTGGACTATGAGCAACTAAATTGGTTGAAGCAGCGATTGGTTGAGTCTTGGCACACAGAATCAGTGCGAGGGCGTGTCATCTACTTTCATCATCCCCCCTATGTGACAGAAGCGACTAAATGGTACCAAGGGCAGACATTAGCCATTCGTCATCGCCTACGCCAAGTCTTAGATGCAGTGGCAGATGAGATTGGTGCAGGCGATGCCTTAACAGAAACTCTCCGCGATCGCCCTTTGGTAGATTTAGTTCTCAACGGCCATGCTCACTGTCTAGAATATCTCCGCACCCTCAATACAGGTCATGCCGATTCGCATCTCAACTGGATTGTCTGTGGTGGTAGCGGCTTTAGTTTGCGTCGCCAAAGAATTGAAGGGCCAGAATTGCGAGAACCGATTGGCACTGTGGTTAACAATGATGAGCACCTAGTTGCGCGATCGCTCCTCTATGTAGGACGTACCGGAGCAGGCACTCAAAAGCGTCGCCCTTACTCGTTTTTGCGGATCGATATCAAAGAAGGTAAGCCGCTTAAATTTGTGATTCGGCCCTTTGTGTCGGAGTGGGCGCAACGGCAATGGAAAAACTACGCGATCGAACCTTTCACCATTTAA
- the surE gene encoding 5'/3'-nucleotidase SurE, producing the protein MTLILTNDDGIDAPGIRALQKAVNGAGVLVAPKLEWSGCGHRVTTTTPIQIEQRSPAEYAIAGTPADCIRVAISHLFPKVQFVLSGINAGGNLGADVYISGTVAAVREAALHGIPGVAISHYRKGRRPVDWDKAARWTAQVLAELRQRPLELGRFWNVNLPHLEPSDPDPEMVFCDSCKQPLPIDYAVEGDSLIYKGEYSKRDRTLGSDVDVCFSGKIAVTQLHL; encoded by the coding sequence ATGACTCTAATTCTCACCAATGATGACGGTATCGATGCCCCTGGAATCCGAGCTTTGCAAAAGGCCGTAAATGGAGCAGGGGTGTTGGTCGCCCCCAAACTGGAGTGGTCTGGCTGCGGGCATCGGGTCACGACTACCACTCCGATTCAGATCGAGCAGCGATCGCCCGCCGAGTATGCGATCGCAGGCACTCCTGCCGATTGTATCCGTGTCGCCATCAGTCATCTCTTTCCCAAAGTCCAGTTTGTTCTCTCTGGCATTAATGCTGGGGGAAACTTGGGCGCAGATGTATACATTTCTGGAACCGTTGCAGCAGTAAGAGAAGCAGCGCTACATGGGATTCCAGGGGTTGCCATATCTCATTACCGCAAAGGTAGACGCCCTGTGGATTGGGATAAAGCCGCTCGTTGGACTGCCCAGGTCTTGGCAGAGCTGCGTCAGCGCCCCCTGGAACTGGGTAGATTTTGGAATGTCAATCTCCCTCATTTAGAACCCAGTGATCCTGATCCAGAAATGGTATTTTGTGATTCCTGCAAGCAACCCTTACCCATTGATTATGCTGTTGAGGGAGATTCCCTGATTTATAAAGGAGAATACTCGAAACGCGATCGCACCCTTGGAAGTGATGTGGATGTTTGTTTCTCTGGCAAAATCGCAGTGACTCAACTCCACCTATAA
- a CDS encoding sensor histidine kinase, whose protein sequence is MMDFSQSLADKRDTIVQNWIDAVRQDLQIPVADELTRSAIRDHLPEVLVAMVSVLSHSQDSDIQSIVYRSLEHGSLRAAQGFAPNEIAREYHLLRRVIFSTLEIDFLEGTVPEVMRAYNLIDTTIDEAITQCFNSYVEERLCELQQLQSQAELTNQELTRLVKANQDNLSQLAHELKNPLNSIIGYSELVLRASRKAAEPRDATPHLEHIEQVLRNGRRLLRLINDALEISRYEAGKMELHLEATEVRYIVKDVVEMLTPLADTKSLEIVIDCDRAPETVFTDSLRLQQILTNLLSNAIRYTESGTIWLTCQILGDRQWSLIVKDTGIGISSEEQSLVFDPFYRAENNDMHVPDSTGLGLAIVSQLVNLMQGKISLTSEVGVGSTFTVILPLETSIKPHTT, encoded by the coding sequence ATGATGGATTTTAGTCAATCGCTAGCTGACAAACGAGACACCATTGTCCAGAACTGGATCGATGCAGTTCGCCAGGATCTACAAATTCCCGTGGCTGATGAATTGACGCGCTCAGCGATCCGGGATCATCTGCCTGAGGTTCTCGTTGCAATGGTTAGTGTGCTCTCCCATTCTCAAGACAGTGATATTCAATCTATTGTCTACAGAAGTTTGGAGCATGGAAGTTTGCGGGCAGCTCAGGGCTTTGCGCCCAACGAGATTGCCAGAGAATATCACCTCTTACGGCGGGTCATTTTTTCGACTCTAGAGATTGATTTCCTAGAGGGAACCGTGCCCGAAGTGATGCGAGCCTACAACTTGATTGACACGACCATTGATGAAGCGATTACCCAATGCTTCAACAGCTATGTGGAGGAACGCTTGTGTGAGTTGCAGCAACTCCAAAGCCAAGCAGAACTGACTAATCAGGAATTAACTCGCTTAGTGAAGGCGAATCAAGATAATTTGTCGCAGCTAGCTCACGAGCTGAAAAATCCCCTCAATTCCATCATTGGATATTCAGAACTGGTTTTGCGGGCTTCTCGAAAAGCTGCTGAGCCACGAGATGCCACTCCTCACCTAGAGCACATTGAACAAGTGCTACGCAATGGTAGGCGACTGCTACGTTTGATCAATGATGCCCTAGAAATTTCCCGCTATGAGGCAGGGAAGATGGAACTGCATCTAGAAGCAACCGAGGTGCGTTATATCGTCAAGGATGTGGTGGAGATGCTCACTCCTTTAGCGGATACCAAATCCTTAGAGATCGTGATTGATTGCGATCGCGCCCCCGAAACAGTATTCACAGATTCGCTGCGCCTACAGCAAATTCTCACCAACCTGCTGAGTAATGCGATTCGCTACACCGAGTCGGGTACTATTTGGCTCACCTGTCAGATCTTAGGCGATCGCCAATGGTCGCTTATTGTCAAGGACACAGGGATTGGGATTTCTTCAGAAGAACAGTCGCTAGTTTTTGATCCCTTTTATCGAGCTGAGAACAATGACATGCATGTCCCGGATAGTACGGGATTAGGCTTGGCGATCGTCTCACAGCTCGTTAATCTGATGCAAGGTAAAATTTCGCTGACATCAGAGGTTGGAGTTGGATCTACCTTCACTGTGATTTTGCCCCTAGAGACTAGCATTAAACCCCATACAACCTAA
- a CDS encoding KGG domain-containing protein, with the protein MANKKEEKGKQGFASMDEKKQREIASMGGKAAHEKGTAHEFTPEEAREAGRKGGEVVSQDRDHMAEIGREGGRNSHKNR; encoded by the coding sequence ATGGCAAACAAGAAGGAAGAAAAAGGCAAGCAGGGTTTTGCCTCCATGGACGAAAAGAAGCAGCGCGAGATTGCCAGCATGGGTGGAAAAGCGGCCCATGAAAAAGGAACTGCTCATGAATTTACTCCTGAAGAAGCCAGAGAAGCAGGCCGTAAAGGTGGCGAAGTTGTAAGCCAAGACCGCGATCACATGGCAGAGATTGGTCGCGAAGGTGGTCGTAATAGCCACAAAAATCGCTAG
- the psb32 gene encoding photosystem II repair protein Psb32, whose protein sequence is MRQFLIHIRRWSALLQRLVLSLVLMTLAVQLVALPASATGIYEMPSSPPDALLLDQADVVSRLNEGKITKELEDLSKQTGNEVRLVIIRRLDYDENPVGFTNKLFEKWFPTPEAQANQTLLVLDKVTNQSAIRTGDQVKMVMSDAIAESVAQETLLVPLVQGDNYNQAFLDTSDRLIAVLSGRPDPGPPQVVDNVRTEGTFATAEKTEQERGSAIVWVIGLLVAATVIPMATYYFYLYLQSQA, encoded by the coding sequence ATGAGACAGTTCCTCATTCACATTCGCCGTTGGAGTGCCTTGCTTCAACGATTGGTTCTATCCCTAGTGCTAATGACGTTGGCTGTGCAATTAGTGGCCCTACCCGCTAGCGCCACTGGAATTTATGAAATGCCCAGTTCACCTCCGGACGCACTACTGCTAGATCAAGCTGATGTAGTCAGTCGCCTGAATGAAGGCAAAATTACAAAAGAGCTAGAAGATTTATCAAAGCAAACGGGGAACGAGGTTCGACTAGTAATTATCCGTCGCCTCGACTACGACGAGAACCCAGTAGGATTTACGAACAAGTTGTTTGAAAAATGGTTTCCAACCCCTGAGGCTCAAGCCAATCAAACATTGCTGGTGTTAGATAAGGTGACGAATCAGTCGGCGATCCGTACGGGCGACCAAGTAAAAATGGTGATGTCAGATGCGATCGCTGAAAGTGTAGCTCAAGAAACTCTCTTGGTGCCTCTAGTGCAGGGTGATAATTATAACCAGGCATTTTTGGATACTAGCGATCGCTTAATAGCGGTATTATCAGGACGGCCTGATCCGGGACCTCCCCAGGTGGTAGATAATGTGCGGACGGAAGGTACATTTGCCACGGCGGAGAAGACGGAACAAGAGCGTGGTAGTGCGATTGTTTGGGTGATCGGCTTGTTGGTTGCCGCAACTGTGATTCCGATGGCGACTTACTATTTCTACCTATATTTGCAGTCTCAGGCTTAA
- a CDS encoding DUF2993 domain-containing protein, whose amino-acid sequence MSEEPRLEEQILAQLMEAGLASQLDAAEAIAVDVHTDLGKIVQGQANEVSVAGQGLVIEPNIRVQQLDVHTHGVKINPLSVLLGKVKLEHPVNTVMRVVMTEADLNQTLNSDAIHKYLSPWELDVEGEIVTVELQQPMEIRLLSGGKIQFAGNLLRREHHQEQRSQFSAVILPKTSDRPVLLEEFRCHPGQGLPFALTFAFFQKLKELLEVPYFEWQGIVCQIQHLEVQPGNLVLQLEAHVYQIPSAGTDAL is encoded by the coding sequence ATGTCAGAAGAACCGCGTCTAGAAGAACAAATCTTGGCTCAACTCATGGAAGCGGGTTTAGCCAGCCAATTGGATGCCGCAGAAGCGATCGCGGTAGATGTGCATACTGACCTAGGAAAAATCGTCCAGGGACAAGCCAATGAAGTCTCGGTGGCAGGTCAGGGGTTGGTAATCGAACCTAATATCCGGGTGCAACAGCTAGACGTGCATACCCACGGAGTCAAAATCAACCCGTTGAGCGTTTTATTAGGAAAAGTGAAGCTAGAGCATCCTGTAAATACAGTGATGCGAGTCGTCATGACAGAAGCAGACCTCAACCAAACGCTAAACTCAGATGCTATCCACAAATACCTATCTCCTTGGGAACTAGATGTTGAAGGTGAAATTGTCACTGTGGAATTGCAGCAGCCGATGGAGATCCGGTTGTTGAGCGGGGGCAAAATCCAATTTGCGGGAAACTTGTTGCGCCGAGAGCACCATCAGGAGCAGCGTAGCCAATTTTCGGCTGTGATCTTGCCTAAAACTAGCGATCGCCCTGTTTTACTAGAAGAATTTCGCTGTCATCCCGGTCAAGGTCTACCCTTCGCCCTCACCTTCGCCTTCTTTCAAAAGCTCAAGGAACTGCTAGAGGTGCCTTATTTTGAGTGGCAGGGCATCGTGTGCCAAATTCAGCACTTGGAGGTGCAACCAGGTAATCTGGTGTTACAGCTTGAAGCTCACGTCTATCAAATCCCTTCTGCCGGAACCGATGCTCTATGA
- a CDS encoding pentapeptide repeat-containing protein codes for MYNYELLQRYLEGQRDFHSVNISRLNLAGASLAGINLAAANLVAVNLFSAYLTTVNLSRALLTDANLGRAFLYGANLSFAKLASANLAEADLTKANLKGAFLAKANLSGAKLSGANLSGVNLSAANLQGVNLCSADLRGINLRSANLSNANLNWANLSAARLSGANLKGASLNGTKLSQAYLNGVDLSGIDLTGVNLSEAKLNGANLKGSNLTTANLHEAQLRVASLVQARLRAANLKGANLSGAELAEANFQQAIYDAATHFPPEFDPVAQGAYYEDKLVSA; via the coding sequence ATGTACAACTACGAGCTGCTACAGCGGTACTTAGAAGGCCAACGTGACTTTCATTCAGTGAATATTAGTCGGCTTAACTTAGCAGGCGCTAGCCTCGCCGGAATCAACCTTGCTGCTGCCAACTTAGTTGCCGTCAATCTATTCTCGGCATATCTCACGACGGTTAATCTGAGCCGAGCCTTACTTACAGATGCCAACCTAGGCCGAGCTTTTTTGTATGGAGCCAACCTAAGTTTTGCCAAACTGGCATCCGCTAACTTGGCTGAGGCCGATTTAACCAAAGCCAATCTCAAAGGAGCATTCCTAGCGAAAGCCAATTTAAGTGGAGCAAAGCTGAGCGGTGCCAATTTATCTGGCGTGAACTTAAGCGCTGCTAATCTGCAAGGCGTGAACTTATGTAGTGCCGATCTCCGAGGCATTAACTTGCGATCGGCCAACTTGAGCAACGCTAACCTTAATTGGGCCAACTTGAGCGCGGCTAGATTGAGTGGAGCTAACTTAAAAGGGGCTAGTTTAAATGGGACTAAGCTGAGCCAAGCTTACTTAAATGGAGTTGATTTGAGCGGCATAGATCTCACTGGCGTTAATTTGAGTGAGGCCAAACTCAACGGTGCCAACTTGAAAGGAAGCAACCTGACGACTGCCAATCTCCACGAAGCGCAATTACGGGTTGCCAGTTTAGTTCAAGCCAGGTTGAGAGCAGCCAACTTAAAGGGAGCTAATTTATCGGGTGCTGAGTTAGCGGAGGCAAATTTTCAGCAAGCTATCTATGATGCAGCCACCCACTTCCCACCCGAATTTGATCCAGTCGCCCAAGGAGCATACTACGAGGACAAGCTAGTCTCGGCTTGA